From the Arthrobacter sp. PM3 genome, one window contains:
- a CDS encoding class I SAM-dependent methyltransferase — protein MPESTPRGSSFGARFARMGPRMDARGAAEHRRRLLAGAHGVVVEIGAGYGATFPFYPAAVTGVLALEPDPTLRKLAQAAAGKAPVPVTVKDGVAESLPAADGSVDVVVSSLVLCSVPDPAAALAEVVRVLRPGGLLLFYEHVRSAHRVVAAVEDLAAPLWSRMAGGCHPNRDTAALIAGAGLTVQDLERFGYSVLPGNPRLAHVLGAASKP, from the coding sequence ATGCCTGAATCAACGCCCCGCGGCTCATCGTTCGGAGCACGTTTCGCCCGGATGGGTCCGCGGATGGACGCCCGCGGGGCGGCGGAGCACCGGCGGCGCCTCCTGGCGGGCGCGCACGGCGTTGTCGTCGAAATCGGCGCAGGCTACGGGGCCACCTTCCCTTTTTACCCTGCCGCGGTGACGGGCGTCCTGGCCCTTGAACCGGACCCCACGCTCCGGAAGCTGGCCCAAGCCGCCGCCGGCAAGGCGCCCGTACCGGTGACCGTGAAGGACGGGGTGGCGGAGTCGCTGCCCGCCGCGGACGGTTCGGTGGACGTCGTCGTCTCCAGCCTGGTGCTGTGCAGCGTGCCGGACCCGGCTGCCGCCCTGGCGGAGGTGGTCCGGGTCCTTCGGCCCGGCGGTCTGCTGCTGTTCTATGAGCACGTCCGTTCGGCCCACCGCGTGGTGGCGGCCGTCGAGGATCTGGCCGCACCACTGTGGAGCAGGATGGCGGGCGGGTGCCACCCCAACCGCGACACCGCCGCGCTCATTGCCGGGGCGGGCCTCACCGTGCAGGACCTGGAGCGCTTCGGCTACTCCGTCCTCCCG
- a CDS encoding copper-translocating P-type ATPase, which yields MEHRHTTPDSRQGTAGHTAAGHADTGTAATSHSAMDHSVAGHAAAGAAADDHMVHSHGQHAGHSVAMFRDRFWVSVALAVPVVFFSPMFADLLGYEPPAFPGSAWIPPVLGTAIFVYGGRPFLKGGLDELRTRKPGMMLLIAMAISVAFVASWVTTLGLGGFDLDFWWELALLVPIMLLGHWIEMRALGSAQGALDALAALLPDEAERVTGAGTETVSVAELRAGDTILVRPGGRMPADGTVSDGQAEFDESMITGESKTVLRTLGDPVVAGTIATDNSVRVLVSAIGEDTALAGIQRLVAEAQASSSRAQALADRAAAFLFYFAAGTGVLTFIFWTLMGSVTDAVTRTVTVLVIACPHALGLAIPLVIAISTERAARAGVLIKNRMALERMRTVDVVLFDKTGTLTRGEPELKGVAAAAAGDSTGNNTAAGRDAVLALAAAVEADSEHPVARSIVAAARARGLDIPTASGFMSLTGRGVRATVDGRTVHVGGPALLRELGLQEPQSLAAVTGVWLERGAAVLHVVDGGTVLGAVSLEDAVRPESRQAVRALQARGIKVAMITGDARQVADAVAADLGIDEVFAEVLPADKDKKVAELQARRLKVAMVGDGVNDSPALARAEVGIAIGGGTDVAVESAGVVLAGNDPRAVLSMLDLSRASYRKMWQNLVWATGYNVISVPLAAGVLAFAGIVLSPAAGAIMMSASTIVVALNAQLLRRLKLNPATAG from the coding sequence ATGGAACACCGTCACACCACCCCGGACAGCAGGCAGGGAACCGCAGGGCACACCGCAGCCGGCCACGCCGACACGGGCACCGCAGCGACAAGCCACTCCGCTATGGACCACTCTGTAGCGGGCCACGCCGCGGCCGGCGCCGCCGCGGACGACCACATGGTGCACAGCCACGGCCAGCACGCCGGGCACAGCGTCGCCATGTTCAGGGACAGGTTCTGGGTGAGCGTTGCCTTGGCGGTACCGGTGGTCTTCTTCAGCCCCATGTTCGCGGATCTGCTCGGCTACGAGCCCCCGGCTTTCCCGGGCTCGGCCTGGATTCCGCCCGTGCTTGGCACTGCGATCTTTGTTTACGGCGGCCGGCCGTTCCTCAAGGGCGGGCTCGACGAACTGCGGACGCGCAAACCGGGGATGATGCTGCTGATCGCCATGGCCATCAGCGTCGCGTTCGTCGCCTCATGGGTGACCACCCTGGGTCTCGGCGGCTTCGACCTCGACTTCTGGTGGGAGCTGGCGCTCCTGGTGCCCATCATGCTGCTGGGCCACTGGATCGAGATGCGCGCCCTCGGCTCGGCCCAGGGGGCGCTGGATGCGCTGGCGGCGCTGCTGCCCGACGAGGCGGAGCGGGTCACCGGCGCCGGGACGGAGACGGTCAGTGTCGCGGAGCTCCGCGCCGGCGACACAATCCTGGTGCGCCCGGGCGGCCGGATGCCGGCGGACGGCACGGTCAGTGACGGCCAGGCCGAATTCGACGAATCGATGATCACGGGCGAATCGAAGACCGTCCTGCGAACCCTTGGCGATCCCGTGGTGGCAGGCACCATCGCCACGGACAACTCCGTCCGGGTCCTGGTTTCGGCGATCGGCGAGGACACTGCCCTGGCCGGGATCCAGCGTCTCGTGGCCGAGGCGCAGGCTTCATCGTCCCGGGCCCAGGCCCTTGCCGACAGGGCCGCCGCGTTCCTGTTCTACTTCGCCGCCGGCACAGGTGTTCTCACTTTCATCTTCTGGACCCTGATGGGCAGCGTCACTGACGCCGTCACCCGCACCGTGACCGTCCTCGTGATCGCCTGCCCGCATGCACTGGGCCTTGCCATCCCGCTGGTCATCGCCATCTCCACCGAGCGGGCGGCCCGGGCCGGCGTCCTGATCAAGAACCGGATGGCACTGGAGCGCATGCGGACTGTCGACGTCGTGCTCTTCGACAAGACCGGGACCCTGACCAGGGGCGAGCCGGAGCTCAAGGGCGTCGCCGCGGCCGCCGCAGGCGACAGCACGGGCAACAACACAGCCGCCGGCCGGGACGCCGTGCTGGCCCTGGCTGCCGCCGTGGAGGCAGACAGCGAGCACCCGGTGGCCCGTTCGATCGTCGCCGCCGCCCGGGCCCGCGGGCTGGACATCCCGACAGCGTCAGGCTTCATGTCACTGACGGGCCGCGGCGTCCGCGCCACGGTCGACGGCCGGACGGTCCATGTCGGCGGCCCCGCCCTGCTCCGGGAGCTGGGGCTGCAGGAACCGCAGTCCCTCGCCGCCGTCACCGGGGTCTGGCTGGAGCGCGGCGCCGCCGTGCTTCACGTGGTCGACGGCGGCACCGTCCTGGGCGCCGTCAGTCTCGAGGATGCCGTCCGGCCCGAGTCCCGCCAGGCCGTGCGGGCCCTCCAGGCCAGGGGCATCAAGGTGGCCATGATCACCGGCGACGCCCGGCAGGTCGCTGACGCTGTCGCCGCCGATCTCGGCATCGATGAAGTCTTCGCAGAGGTTCTCCCGGCGGACAAGGACAAGAAGGTGGCGGAGCTGCAGGCCCGCAGGCTGAAAGTGGCCATGGTGGGCGACGGCGTCAACGACTCCCCCGCGCTGGCACGGGCCGAGGTGGGGATCGCGATTGGCGGCGGCACGGACGTGGCCGTGGAATCCGCCGGGGTGGTCCTGGCCGGCAATGACCCCCGGGCCGTGCTGTCGATGCTCGATCTGTCGCGGGCGAGTTACCGGAAGATGTGGCAGAACCTCGTGTGGGCCACGGGCTACAACGTCATCTCCGTGCCGCTGGCGGCCGGGGTCCTCGCCTTCGCCGGGATCGTGCTCTCCCCCGCCGCGGGCGCCATCATGATGTCGGCGTCGACCATTGTGGTTGCCCTGAATGCCCAGCTGTTGCGCAGGCTCAAGCTCAACCCGGCCACGGCCGGCTGA
- a CDS encoding multicopper oxidase family protein, giving the protein MQPLSRRNALLMGGVGVAATAVGAAGLAWTLTSQRAPVAGAALTHPAERSSAGGTLALELEAAPATLELGGRQATALGYNGTSPGPTLRLRAGDLLRIRLLNRLAEPTNLHLHGLHVSPQGNGDNVFVTVAPGGSFDYEYRLPADHPAGVYWYHPHHHGMVAGQVFGGLFGAIIVEDNEPVPAAMDRVLVVSDTDLDAAGNVRRVPQAERMAGREGGLVLVNGQSNPLISALPGQRERWRLVNACVSRYLLLQLAGQDLQLLGLDSGRFQPPEPVTEVLLAPGNRADLLVTAAAGGSVLRAAYYDRGSMPGMMGRGPAGRDTPDQSQGVALATLQVAGEPAAAPAGLPPRPAAADLRELPVAAHRRFLLAAGMGAGSMGGGGSGMMAFTINGREFDAARTDTRVAAGSVEEWTVVNTSPMDHPFHLHVWPMQLISANGAAPAVPTWQDVVNVPANGQVTVRIAFKDFAGRSAYHCHILDHEDLGMMGVIEVR; this is encoded by the coding sequence GTGCAACCCCTGAGCCGCCGCAATGCCCTGTTGATGGGCGGGGTTGGCGTGGCCGCCACGGCCGTGGGAGCGGCGGGACTCGCCTGGACACTGACGTCCCAAAGGGCGCCGGTTGCCGGGGCCGCTTTGACGCATCCGGCGGAGCGGAGCAGCGCCGGCGGAACCTTGGCGCTCGAGTTGGAGGCAGCCCCGGCCACCTTGGAGCTGGGCGGCCGCCAGGCCACAGCTCTTGGTTACAACGGGACCAGTCCCGGCCCCACACTGCGGCTGCGCGCCGGGGACCTGCTCCGCATCCGGCTGCTGAACCGGCTGGCCGAGCCCACCAACCTTCACCTGCACGGGCTCCATGTGTCCCCGCAGGGAAACGGCGACAACGTGTTCGTGACGGTCGCCCCGGGCGGCAGTTTCGACTACGAATACCGCCTGCCCGCTGACCACCCGGCCGGCGTCTACTGGTACCACCCGCACCACCACGGCATGGTCGCGGGGCAGGTCTTCGGCGGCCTCTTCGGGGCCATCATTGTCGAGGACAACGAGCCTGTTCCGGCCGCCATGGACCGCGTGCTGGTGGTCTCCGACACGGACCTGGACGCCGCGGGAAACGTCCGCCGCGTCCCGCAGGCAGAGCGCATGGCCGGCAGGGAAGGCGGCCTGGTGCTCGTCAACGGCCAAAGCAACCCCCTGATCAGCGCGCTGCCCGGGCAGCGGGAAAGGTGGCGGCTGGTCAATGCCTGCGTGTCCCGCTACCTCCTGCTGCAGCTGGCCGGACAGGACCTGCAGCTGCTCGGCCTGGACTCCGGGCGTTTCCAGCCGCCGGAACCCGTCACCGAGGTGCTCCTGGCGCCCGGAAACCGGGCGGACCTCCTGGTGACGGCGGCGGCCGGCGGATCGGTGCTGCGGGCCGCCTACTATGACCGTGGCAGCATGCCCGGAATGATGGGCCGGGGCCCTGCGGGCCGCGACACGCCGGACCAGTCCCAGGGAGTCGCACTGGCAACGCTCCAAGTGGCGGGCGAACCGGCCGCCGCCCCCGCCGGCTTGCCGCCCCGGCCGGCGGCCGCGGACCTGAGGGAGCTTCCCGTCGCCGCGCACCGGCGGTTCCTGCTCGCGGCAGGCATGGGCGCCGGGAGCATGGGCGGAGGCGGCTCCGGCATGATGGCCTTTACGATCAACGGCAGGGAATTCGACGCGGCCAGGACCGACACCAGGGTGGCGGCAGGCAGCGTGGAGGAATGGACGGTGGTCAACACCAGCCCCATGGACCATCCGTTTCACCTGCATGTGTGGCCGATGCAGCTCATCTCGGCCAATGGCGCAGCCCCCGCCGTCCCCACGTGGCAGGACGTGGTCAACGTGCCGGCGAATGGACAGGTGACGGTCAGGATCGCCTTCAAGGACTTCGCCGGCCGGTCCGCGTACCACTGCCACATCCTCGACCATGAGGACCTGGGGATGATGGGCGTGATCGAGGTCCGCTGA
- a CDS encoding SHOCT domain-containing protein, protein MMWGYGFEMGWMWLWGVFLLAGIAVLVILAIRLLTGGISHGSPGPGLPPPPPHTAGQFPPPGQAAPPPGTPPVPPAQGRSQARLILDERFARGEVSVEQYRESLKVLGEEP, encoded by the coding sequence ATGATGTGGGGTTATGGCTTTGAAATGGGCTGGATGTGGCTTTGGGGCGTGTTTCTGCTGGCCGGCATCGCGGTCCTGGTCATCCTGGCCATCCGGCTCCTGACCGGCGGCATTAGCCACGGCAGCCCCGGACCGGGGCTGCCCCCGCCGCCCCCGCACACCGCCGGACAGTTCCCTCCACCCGGGCAGGCCGCCCCGCCTCCCGGCACTCCCCCTGTTCCCCCTGCCCAGGGACGGTCCCAGGCCCGCCTGATCCTTGACGAACGCTTTGCGCGCGGCGAGGTGTCCGTTGAGCAGTACCGCGAGAGCCTGAAAGTGCTGGGCGAGGAGCCCTAG
- the radA gene encoding DNA repair protein RadA, which produces MATKTSRAPKAPGYKCAECGWTTVKWVGRCGECQAWGSVEETGNAVARTTAATTVLEPARRIADVDATTAAFLPTGVDELDRVLGGGLVPGAVILLAGEPGVGKSTLLLDVAAKFARTAQDVLYITGEESAAQVKLRADRIDAVAESLYLSAETDLGQALGQVEKLEPRLLVVDSVQTLSSADVEGSAGGVSQVREVAASLIAAAKRRNMTTLLVGHVTKDGSIAGPRLLEHLVDVVCQFEGERHSRLRLLRAVKNRYGPTDDVGCFDLNEDGIEGLADPSGLFVSRTKEPVSGTCITVTLEGRRPLLAEVQSLLAESASSQPRRATSGLDSSRVAMLLAVLQQRAGCLLSKDDSYVATVGGVKLSEPATDLAVALAVASAKARKPLPERLIAFGEVGLAGEVRPVPGINQRIQEAHRLGFTHAVVPATLNGPGPVPAGFRVREVGHLAEALGLLIS; this is translated from the coding sequence ATGGCTACAAAGACTTCCCGGGCGCCCAAAGCTCCCGGCTATAAATGCGCCGAATGCGGCTGGACGACGGTCAAGTGGGTGGGCCGCTGCGGTGAGTGCCAGGCGTGGGGCAGCGTCGAGGAAACCGGCAACGCCGTCGCCCGGACGACGGCGGCCACGACGGTCCTGGAACCCGCCCGCCGGATCGCCGACGTCGACGCCACCACGGCGGCGTTCCTGCCCACCGGCGTGGACGAACTCGACCGGGTCCTCGGCGGCGGCCTGGTGCCCGGCGCCGTGATCCTCCTCGCGGGCGAACCCGGTGTGGGCAAGTCCACCCTGCTGCTGGACGTCGCGGCGAAGTTTGCCCGGACCGCCCAGGACGTCCTCTACATCACCGGCGAGGAATCCGCCGCGCAGGTCAAGCTGCGGGCGGACCGGATCGACGCCGTGGCCGAATCTTTGTACCTTTCGGCGGAAACGGACCTCGGCCAGGCCCTGGGGCAGGTGGAGAAGCTCGAACCGCGGCTGCTGGTGGTGGACTCGGTCCAGACCCTGAGCAGCGCCGACGTCGAGGGCAGCGCCGGCGGTGTGTCCCAGGTGCGCGAGGTCGCGGCGTCGCTGATAGCCGCGGCCAAGCGCCGCAACATGACCACGCTGCTGGTGGGGCACGTGACCAAGGACGGCTCCATCGCCGGGCCCCGGCTCCTGGAACACCTCGTGGATGTTGTCTGCCAGTTCGAGGGCGAACGGCACTCCAGGCTGCGGCTGCTGCGCGCCGTGAAGAACCGGTACGGCCCCACCGACGACGTCGGCTGCTTCGATCTGAACGAGGACGGCATCGAGGGCCTGGCCGATCCGAGCGGCCTGTTCGTCTCCCGGACCAAGGAACCGGTCTCCGGAACGTGCATCACCGTCACGCTGGAGGGACGCCGGCCGCTGCTGGCCGAGGTCCAGTCGCTGCTGGCCGAAAGCGCCAGCTCGCAGCCGCGCCGCGCCACCAGCGGACTGGACAGCTCGCGGGTGGCGATGCTGCTGGCCGTCCTGCAGCAGCGGGCCGGCTGCCTGCTGAGCAAGGACGACTCGTACGTGGCAACCGTCGGCGGGGTCAAGCTCAGCGAGCCCGCGACGGACCTCGCCGTGGCCTTGGCGGTGGCCTCCGCGAAGGCCAGGAAGCCGCTTCCCGAACGTCTGATCGCGTTCGGCGAGGTTGGCCTGGCCGGCGAAGTGCGTCCTGTGCCCGGCATCAACCAGCGCATCCAGGAGGCGCACCGGCTCGGTTTCACCCATGCCGTGGTACCGGCCACCCTCAACGGGCCCGGACCGGTGCCGGCGGGGTTCAGGGTCCGGGAGGTCGGCCACCTGGCCGAGGCGCTGGGGCTGCTGATCAGCTGA
- a CDS encoding aromatic acid exporter family protein — protein MASETGLSASARFLRGRVRTGMVRSRNSLVPAVQMTACAVGAYAFAEYVLGHSGPLFAATSSLIALGFSREPRLRRVIEVGLGCTLGIVVGDLLLHWLGSGIWQAAIVLFFSILLARFLDSGTIFTTQLGLQSVLVVLLPVPPGGPFTRSIDAVVGGVFALLMTILVPKDPRREPRDDVKKLLHELAEVLRECASALSYSDSTQAWHALIRGRNCQPLVDAMRQSLRASGEVATLAPAYRRHRDELDQMEQSLDYIDLALRNSRVFARRLTSAINHAALSDEATQNIADVLQETAAAVEELSLGLAEVHDGARRAHLRTARSELREIAGRLHPRILEVRLLEGETVVMLFRPLMVDLLEAAGVDSKEARDILPPL, from the coding sequence ATGGCCTCCGAGACTGGACTCTCCGCAAGCGCACGATTCCTGCGCGGCCGGGTCCGCACGGGGATGGTCCGCAGCCGGAACTCCCTGGTCCCCGCTGTCCAGATGACCGCCTGCGCCGTCGGCGCCTACGCGTTCGCCGAATACGTCCTGGGCCACAGCGGCCCGCTGTTCGCGGCCACGTCCTCCCTGATCGCCCTCGGCTTTTCCCGGGAGCCCCGGCTGCGCCGCGTGATCGAGGTGGGCCTGGGCTGCACGCTCGGGATCGTGGTCGGAGACCTGCTGCTGCACTGGCTTGGCTCCGGAATCTGGCAGGCGGCCATCGTGTTGTTCTTTTCCATCCTCTTGGCCCGGTTCCTGGACAGCGGGACAATCTTCACCACTCAACTGGGCCTGCAGTCGGTACTTGTGGTGCTCCTGCCGGTGCCGCCCGGCGGTCCGTTCACCCGCAGCATCGACGCCGTGGTGGGCGGGGTGTTCGCCCTGCTGATGACCATCCTGGTGCCCAAAGACCCCCGGCGTGAGCCGCGCGACGACGTCAAGAAGCTCCTGCACGAACTCGCCGAAGTGCTCCGGGAATGCGCGTCGGCGCTGAGCTACAGCGACTCCACCCAGGCCTGGCACGCCCTCATCCGCGGGCGGAACTGCCAGCCCCTCGTCGACGCCATGCGGCAGTCCCTGCGGGCCTCCGGCGAAGTGGCGACCCTTGCCCCGGCGTACCGGCGGCACCGGGACGAACTGGACCAGATGGAACAGTCCCTGGACTATATCGACCTCGCACTGCGCAACAGCAGGGTCTTTGCCCGCCGCCTGACCAGCGCCATCAACCACGCGGCGCTTTCCGACGAGGCCACCCAGAACATCGCCGACGTCCTGCAGGAAACTGCCGCCGCCGTCGAGGAACTGTCCCTGGGCCTCGCGGAGGTGCACGACGGCGCCCGCCGCGCCCACCTGCGGACGGCCCGGTCCGAGCTGCGGGAGATCGCCGGCCGCCTTCATCCGCGGATCCTGGAAGTCCGGTTGCTCGAAGGCGAAACGGTGGTCATGCTTTTCCGGCCGCTCATGGTGGACCTCCTGGAGGCCGCAGGCGTGGATTCCAAGGAAGCCCGGGACATCCTGCCCCCGCTCTAG
- the pstS gene encoding phosphate ABC transporter substrate-binding protein PstS, which produces MKALRFGRNAAIAVIAAGALALTACGSDNATNTAQSAAPTASGPAVTGTLTGIGSSAQGAAMDVWKTNFASANPGANVQYSPDGSGAGRKAILDGSAQFAGSDAYLKDEELASSKDKCGPDGAIDIPVYISPIAVAFNLPGITDLKLDAATVAKIFRGQVAKWNDPAIAALNPGVQLPDLKVTPVNRSDDSGTTTNFTDYLAAVAPEVWTDKAAGVWPASLQGENAKGTSGVVKTVTDTPGAVTYADDSAVSGKLGTAQIKVGDAFTKISADAAAKAVDASKPVEGRSANDLAIKIDRTTTAAGAYPIVLVSYHIVCTSYDTKATADLVKAFVSYAASDAGQKAAAESAKSAPLPAALQDKVKTALESVKGKA; this is translated from the coding sequence GTGAAGGCACTCCGCTTCGGCCGCAACGCGGCTATCGCTGTTATCGCCGCCGGCGCACTCGCGCTGACCGCTTGCGGTTCGGACAACGCAACCAACACGGCACAGTCCGCCGCGCCGACCGCCTCGGGCCCCGCAGTCACCGGCACCCTGACCGGCATCGGTTCTTCCGCCCAGGGCGCTGCCATGGATGTCTGGAAGACCAACTTCGCTTCCGCTAACCCGGGTGCAAACGTGCAGTACTCCCCGGACGGCTCCGGCGCCGGGCGCAAGGCCATCCTCGACGGCTCGGCCCAGTTCGCCGGTTCCGACGCCTACCTCAAGGACGAAGAGCTCGCCAGCTCCAAGGACAAGTGTGGCCCCGACGGTGCCATCGACATCCCGGTCTACATTTCCCCGATCGCCGTGGCGTTCAACCTGCCCGGCATTACGGACCTGAAGCTGGACGCGGCTACCGTTGCCAAGATCTTCCGCGGCCAGGTCGCCAAGTGGAACGACCCGGCGATCGCCGCCCTGAACCCGGGCGTCCAGCTGCCGGACCTCAAGGTGACCCCGGTCAACCGCTCGGATGACTCCGGCACCACCACCAACTTCACCGACTACCTGGCCGCCGTTGCCCCCGAGGTCTGGACTGACAAGGCTGCCGGCGTCTGGCCCGCCAGCCTGCAGGGCGAGAACGCCAAGGGCACCTCCGGCGTCGTCAAGACCGTCACCGACACCCCGGGCGCCGTGACCTACGCCGATGACTCCGCCGTCAGCGGCAAGCTCGGTACCGCGCAGATCAAGGTCGGCGACGCCTTCACGAAGATCTCCGCCGACGCCGCTGCCAAGGCCGTCGACGCCAGCAAGCCGGTCGAGGGACGCAGCGCCAACGACCTCGCCATCAAGATCGACCGCACCACCACGGCCGCCGGCGCCTACCCGATCGTCCTGGTGTCCTACCACATCGTCTGCACCAGCTATGACACCAAGGCCACCGCTGACCTGGTCAAGGCGTTCGTGAGCTACGCGGCTTCCGACGCCGGCCAGAAGGCCGCCGCCGAGTCCGCCAAGTCTGCACCGCTGCCGGCAGCCCTGCAGGACAAGGTCAAGACCGCGCTCGAGTCCGTCAAGGGCAAGGCCTAG
- the pstC gene encoding phosphate ABC transporter permease subunit PstC, with product MTTTSLTSSRSADRAGDKVFSAATVAAGCLILAVLFGVAVFLIVQSLPALTAAPDKIQGGEGFLSYIWPIVIGTLIAAAIAIVIATPVAIGVALFISHYAPRKLASGLGYVVDLLAAIPSVVYGAWGAAVLAREISPAYAWLAGNLGWLPIFQGPASATGKTILTAGIVLSVMILPIVTSLSREIFLQTPKLHEEAALALGATRWEMIRTAVLPFGRPGVISAVMLGLGRALGETMAVALVLSSGALTASLIQSGNQTIAAEIALNFPEASGLKVSTLIAAGLVLFVITLGVNMIARWVITRHKEFSGAN from the coding sequence GTGACCACCACCTCCCTGACCTCGTCCCGGAGCGCAGACCGCGCCGGCGACAAAGTCTTCTCCGCAGCCACTGTGGCCGCCGGGTGCCTGATCCTTGCCGTGCTCTTCGGTGTGGCAGTGTTCCTGATCGTCCAGTCCCTCCCGGCCCTCACGGCGGCACCGGACAAGATCCAGGGCGGAGAGGGCTTCCTCTCCTACATCTGGCCGATCGTGATCGGTACCCTCATCGCCGCGGCGATCGCCATCGTCATCGCCACCCCGGTGGCCATCGGCGTCGCCCTGTTCATCTCGCACTACGCCCCGCGGAAGCTCGCCTCCGGATTGGGCTACGTCGTGGACCTGCTGGCCGCCATCCCCTCCGTTGTCTACGGCGCCTGGGGTGCGGCCGTCCTTGCCCGGGAAATCTCCCCGGCCTATGCCTGGCTGGCCGGCAACCTGGGCTGGCTGCCGATCTTCCAGGGACCGGCCTCGGCCACCGGCAAGACCATCCTCACCGCAGGGATCGTGCTCTCGGTCATGATCCTGCCGATCGTCACGTCCCTGAGCCGCGAAATCTTCCTGCAGACCCCCAAGCTGCACGAGGAAGCCGCGCTGGCCCTTGGCGCCACCCGCTGGGAAATGATCCGTACAGCGGTGCTGCCGTTCGGCCGTCCGGGCGTCATCAGCGCCGTGATGCTGGGCCTGGGCCGCGCACTCGGTGAGACCATGGCCGTCGCGCTGGTGCTGTCCTCCGGCGCCCTCACGGCGAGCCTCATCCAGTCCGGCAACCAGACCATCGCCGCCGAAATCGCGCTGAACTTCCCCGAGGCCAGCGGCCTGAAGGTCAGCACGCTCATCGCCGCCGGCCTGGTCCTGTTCGTCATCACCCTGGGCGTGAACATGATCGCCCGCTGGGTCATCACCCGGCACAAAGAATTCTCGGGAGCCAACTAA
- the pstA gene encoding phosphate ABC transporter permease PstA, giving the protein MTSTLTPVRKRSALTKGQLPKAAPYIVLAVALVLGAAVMALIGFNPLGWGIVSAIFFSAGLTMWSAAVEGSRRAKDKLVTCLVVGAFLIALLPLVSVIWTVLVKGLPGLMDPGFLSTSMNGVTGAFDNKAVEQGAPVVGGIYHALIGTVLMTILATLISVPVGLLTAIYLVEYGADRPLARAITFFVDVMTGIPSIVAGLFAAAFFFAVIGPGTKTAGVAAVALSVLMIPVVVRSSEEMLKIVPNELREAAYALGVRKWRTIVKVVIPTAISGIASGITLAIARVIGETAPILVTAGFATSINYNVFSGWMASLPTFIYTQILNPTSPSNPDPSNQRAWGAALVLIILVMLLNLVARLIARIFAPKTGR; this is encoded by the coding sequence ATGACCTCCACCCTGACGCCGGTCCGGAAGCGATCGGCCCTCACCAAAGGCCAGTTGCCCAAGGCCGCGCCTTACATCGTCCTGGCTGTTGCCCTCGTCCTCGGTGCTGCTGTCATGGCGCTGATCGGCTTCAACCCGCTGGGCTGGGGCATAGTGTCCGCCATTTTCTTCAGCGCCGGCCTGACAATGTGGAGCGCCGCCGTCGAAGGGTCCCGGCGTGCGAAGGACAAGCTCGTCACCTGCCTCGTGGTCGGGGCGTTCCTGATCGCCCTGCTGCCCCTCGTCTCGGTGATCTGGACCGTCCTGGTGAAGGGTCTTCCGGGCCTGATGGATCCCGGCTTCCTCTCCACCTCGATGAACGGCGTCACCGGGGCCTTTGACAACAAGGCCGTCGAGCAGGGCGCTCCCGTGGTTGGAGGCATCTACCACGCCCTGATCGGCACGGTCCTGATGACCATCCTTGCCACGCTGATTTCGGTACCAGTCGGCCTGCTGACCGCCATCTACCTGGTTGAGTACGGCGCGGACCGTCCCCTGGCGCGTGCCATCACGTTCTTCGTGGACGTCATGACCGGCATTCCCTCGATCGTTGCCGGCCTGTTCGCCGCCGCGTTCTTCTTCGCGGTCATCGGGCCCGGCACCAAGACCGCCGGCGTCGCCGCCGTCGCCCTGTCCGTGCTGATGATCCCGGTGGTGGTCCGCTCCAGCGAGGAAATGCTGAAGATCGTCCCCAACGAACTCCGCGAGGCCGCCTACGCCCTCGGCGTCCGCAAGTGGCGCACCATCGTCAAGGTGGTCATCCCGACGGCGATCTCCGGCATCGCGTCCGGCATCACCCTGGCGATTGCCCGCGTGATCGGTGAGACGGCGCCGATCCTGGTCACCGCCGGGTTCGCGACCTCGATCAACTACAACGTGTTCAGCGGCTGGATGGCTTCGCTGCCCACGTTCATCTACACCCAGATCCTCAACCCGACGTCGCCGTCCAACCCGGACCCGTCGAACCAGCGCGCGTGGGGTGCCGCGCTGGTCCTGATCATCCTGGTGATGCTGCTGAACCTCGTGGCCCGCCTGATCGCCCGCATCTTCGCCCCCAAGACCGGCCGCTAG